Proteins found in one Cellulomonas palmilytica genomic segment:
- a CDS encoding GNAT family N-acetyltransferase, with protein sequence MSHFAEYRPSAHGSRDATLVVRDALPGDVDGIARVARTRGGEHVGLEGRLSAWVDDDERVVVVACHDEVVGWSSASRMAGHDDAPDGWYVSSLTVDPAWRRRGAGDRLLAAVVAATGSRSPVLRSIVNATNNASIDLHTAHGFVEEARGSSFAGVTFQGGVGVLLRRGPTDT encoded by the coding sequence GTGTCCCACTTCGCGGAGTACCGACCGAGCGCGCACGGATCGCGTGACGCGACGCTCGTCGTCCGCGACGCCCTGCCCGGCGACGTCGACGGGATCGCCCGCGTCGCGCGGACTCGCGGCGGTGAGCACGTCGGGCTCGAGGGCCGGCTCAGCGCGTGGGTGGACGACGACGAGCGGGTGGTGGTGGTCGCCTGCCACGACGAGGTGGTCGGCTGGTCGTCGGCGTCCCGCATGGCCGGTCACGACGACGCACCCGACGGCTGGTACGTCTCCTCGCTGACCGTCGACCCGGCGTGGCGACGCCGAGGCGCGGGCGACCGGCTGCTCGCGGCCGTGGTCGCGGCGACCGGGTCCCGCAGCCCCGTGCTGCGCTCGATCGTCAACGCGACGAACAACGCCTCGATCGACCTGCACACGGCTCACGGGTTCGTCGAGGAGGCACGCGGCTCGTCGTTCGCGGGCGTCACGTTCCAGGGCGGCGTGGGCGTCCTGCTCCGTCGCGGCCCCACCGACACCTGA
- a CDS encoding fluoride efflux transporter FluC, which translates to MTALLLALAGGLGAVARFEVDSFVARRSRRLSVPMGTLVVNVTACFLLGLVTGGIAAGSDVGEVLGVGFLGGYSTFSTASVEAARLLRAGRARAALLHAAGMLVASLAAALLGLTLTT; encoded by the coding sequence GTGACCGCGCTGCTGCTCGCGCTCGCGGGCGGGCTCGGGGCGGTCGCGCGATTCGAGGTCGACTCGTTCGTCGCACGCCGCAGCCGCCGGCTCTCGGTGCCGATGGGCACGCTCGTCGTGAACGTCACCGCGTGCTTCCTGCTCGGGCTGGTGACCGGGGGGATCGCGGCGGGCAGCGACGTCGGCGAGGTGCTGGGTGTCGGCTTCCTCGGCGGCTACTCGACGTTCTCCACGGCGAGCGTCGAGGCCGCCCGTCTGCTGCGCGCGGGCCGCGCCCGCGCGGCGCTCCTGCACGCGGCGGGCATGCTCGTCGCGAGCCTGGCCGCCGCCCTCCTGGGCCTGACCCTCACCACCTGA
- a CDS encoding AAA family ATPase: MVPDGSRDDVAALIAARTPVVVLETADEDAAVTLVVRSQARAAGGPGGRPVFRWSVTEGLRRLDVELGSAQRHNADATTMLRGVVESGAPATYVLLDLHPWFDDPVVVRLLKDIAQVPAERRSTIVLVSRTVDLPHELEHLAVRVPVAFPSAAERAAIVDETVAGWSAATGAFPHVDPHARDLLVRRLAGLSRSDVARLARGAVVDDGAITHRDVPVVERARFDALAADGVLSYEYATVGPDDVVGLDRVLHWLTLRRPALDGSAPHLDAPRGVLLLGVQGCGKSLAARAAASILGVPLLRLDLAGVHDKYVGESERRLRDALAAADALAPCVLWIDEIEKAVASSDGDGGSARRVLGTFLTWLADRRSSVFVTATANDISALPPELVRKGRFDELFFVDLPDEPARAALVRLHASRRGLTLRDEDLAPLVAASAGFSGAEIEQGVVAATYAAHAKAVPAR, encoded by the coding sequence GTGGTCCCGGACGGTTCGCGCGACGACGTCGCGGCGCTCATCGCTGCCCGCACGCCCGTCGTCGTGCTGGAGACCGCCGACGAGGACGCCGCGGTCACGCTCGTCGTGCGGTCCCAGGCGCGCGCGGCAGGCGGCCCGGGCGGGCGGCCGGTGTTCCGGTGGAGCGTCACGGAGGGGCTGCGGCGCCTCGACGTCGAGCTCGGCTCGGCGCAGCGGCACAACGCGGACGCGACGACGATGCTGCGCGGCGTCGTCGAGAGCGGCGCGCCGGCCACGTACGTGCTGCTCGACCTGCACCCGTGGTTCGACGACCCGGTGGTCGTGCGGCTGCTCAAGGACATCGCGCAGGTTCCGGCAGAGCGGCGCAGCACGATCGTCCTGGTGTCCCGCACGGTCGACCTGCCGCACGAGCTCGAGCACCTGGCCGTGCGCGTGCCGGTCGCGTTCCCGTCGGCGGCCGAGCGCGCGGCGATCGTGGACGAGACCGTCGCCGGCTGGTCGGCGGCGACGGGTGCCTTCCCGCACGTCGACCCGCACGCGCGTGACCTGCTCGTGCGGCGGCTCGCGGGGCTGTCCCGCAGCGACGTCGCGCGCCTGGCGCGCGGGGCCGTGGTGGACGACGGCGCGATCACGCACCGCGACGTCCCGGTCGTGGAGCGCGCACGGTTCGACGCGCTCGCGGCGGACGGCGTCCTGTCCTACGAGTACGCGACGGTGGGTCCCGACGACGTGGTCGGCCTCGACCGCGTGCTGCACTGGCTGACGCTGCGCCGCCCCGCGCTCGACGGCTCGGCGCCGCACCTCGACGCGCCGCGCGGCGTGCTGCTGCTGGGCGTGCAGGGGTGCGGCAAGTCGCTCGCGGCGCGCGCCGCCGCGTCGATCCTCGGGGTGCCGCTGCTGCGGCTCGACCTCGCGGGCGTGCACGACAAGTACGTGGGCGAGTCCGAGCGGCGGCTGCGGGACGCGCTCGCGGCGGCGGACGCGCTCGCGCCGTGCGTGCTGTGGATCGACGAGATCGAGAAGGCCGTCGCGTCGTCCGACGGCGACGGCGGGTCCGCGCGGCGCGTGCTCGGCACGTTCCTCACGTGGCTCGCGGACCGCCGCTCGTCGGTGTTCGTGACGGCCACCGCGAACGACATCTCCGCGCTGCCGCCCGAGCTGGTTCGCAAGGGCCGGTTCGACGAGCTGTTCTTCGTCGACCTGCCCGACGAGCCCGCCCGTGCCGCACTCGTGCGGCTGCACGCGTCGCGCCGTGGCCTCACGCTGCGCGACGAGGACCTCGCGCCGCTCGTCGCCGCGTCCGCCGGGTTCTCAGGGGCCGAGATCGAGCAGGGTGTGGTGGCCGCGACCTACGCCGCGCACGCGAAGGCCGTCCCGGCGCGCTGA
- a CDS encoding class I SAM-dependent DNA methyltransferase encodes MTTDPVADGWGEDAAATYDTPGEGMFAPELLAATVDRLAALADGGRALELAVGTGRVAVPLAERGVPVAGIDYSPAMVGVLRGKVDEDTLPVLVGDMTTTRVPGEFSLVYVVYNSISNLLTQDAQVACFANAAAHLAPGGRFVVELWVPQLRTLPPGADATVFSASPGYLGVDTYDTLEQQVVSNHVWFGDEHALPEGSARVLRSRHRYVWPAELDLMGRLAGFALESRHADWSGAPFTADSRSHVSVYRLES; translated from the coding sequence ATGACCACCGACCCGGTCGCCGACGGATGGGGCGAGGACGCCGCGGCGACGTACGACACCCCCGGCGAGGGGATGTTCGCCCCGGAGCTGCTCGCCGCGACCGTCGACCGCCTCGCCGCGCTCGCGGATGGCGGCCGCGCGCTCGAGCTCGCGGTCGGCACCGGCCGTGTCGCCGTCCCGTTGGCCGAGCGTGGCGTGCCCGTCGCGGGCATCGACTACTCGCCGGCGATGGTCGGCGTGCTGCGCGGCAAGGTCGACGAGGACACCCTCCCCGTGCTCGTCGGGGACATGACGACGACGCGCGTGCCCGGGGAGTTCTCGCTCGTCTACGTCGTCTACAACTCGATCTCCAACCTGCTGACGCAGGACGCGCAGGTCGCGTGCTTCGCCAACGCCGCGGCGCACCTCGCCCCGGGCGGGCGGTTCGTCGTCGAGCTGTGGGTGCCGCAGCTGCGCACCCTGCCACCGGGCGCGGACGCCACGGTGTTCTCCGCGTCGCCCGGGTACCTGGGCGTCGACACGTACGACACCCTCGAGCAGCAGGTCGTCTCGAACCACGTGTGGTTCGGCGACGAGCACGCGCTGCCGGAGGGCTCCGCGCGGGTGCTGCGCAGCCGGCACCGGTACGTGTGGCCCGCCGAGCTCGACCTCATGGGGCGGCTCGCGGGGTTCGCGCTCGAGAGCCGGCACGCCGACTGGTCGGGCGCCCCGTTCACCGCCGACTCACGCTCGCACGTCTCGGTCTACCGGCTCGAGTCCTGA
- a CDS encoding zinc-dependent alcohol dehydrogenase family protein: MRATVIHGERDVRLEEVPDPVLQHPGDAVVRVVAACVCGSDLWKYRGVQPVHEPVRIGHEFVGIVEQVGDDVRSVAVGDFVVAPFYVCDNTCVNCRNGVSTSCLHGGWWGSEDGTGSSADGGQGERLRVPLADGTLVVVPGGLPSDDLVPDLLTLSDVMCTGHHAAVSGGVTTGSTVAVVGDGAVGLCAVLASVRLGASRVVAMSRHEARQALARSFGATDVVAERGDEGVARLKELFDGIGPDVVLECVGTKESMDQALRSARPGGQVGFVGVPAGGPELPVGRMFSTNVGVRGGVAPVRNYLEELLPEVLDGRLRPGAVFDLELPLAEVAEAYAAMDERRATKVLLRP, encoded by the coding sequence ATGCGGGCGACGGTGATCCACGGCGAGCGGGACGTGCGGCTCGAGGAGGTCCCGGACCCCGTGCTGCAGCACCCGGGCGACGCGGTGGTGCGGGTCGTCGCGGCGTGCGTGTGCGGCTCCGACCTGTGGAAGTACCGCGGCGTGCAGCCGGTGCACGAGCCGGTCCGCATCGGTCACGAGTTCGTCGGGATCGTCGAGCAGGTGGGCGACGACGTGCGCTCCGTGGCCGTCGGCGACTTCGTCGTCGCGCCGTTCTACGTGTGCGACAACACGTGCGTGAACTGCCGCAACGGCGTGAGCACCTCGTGCCTGCACGGCGGTTGGTGGGGCAGCGAGGACGGCACGGGCAGCTCGGCGGACGGCGGTCAGGGCGAGCGGCTGCGCGTCCCGCTCGCGGACGGCACGCTCGTCGTCGTGCCCGGCGGTCTGCCGTCCGACGACCTGGTGCCGGACCTGCTGACACTGTCCGACGTCATGTGCACGGGGCACCACGCGGCCGTGTCCGGCGGGGTGACGACCGGCTCGACGGTCGCGGTCGTCGGCGACGGCGCGGTGGGGCTGTGCGCGGTGCTCGCGTCGGTGCGGCTCGGGGCGTCGCGTGTGGTGGCGATGTCGCGGCACGAGGCGCGGCAGGCGCTCGCGCGGTCGTTCGGCGCGACGGACGTGGTGGCCGAGCGCGGCGACGAGGGCGTCGCGCGACTCAAGGAGCTGTTCGACGGGATCGGGCCGGACGTGGTGCTCGAGTGCGTGGGCACGAAGGAGTCGATGGACCAGGCGCTGCGCTCGGCGCGACCGGGCGGGCAGGTGGGTTTCGTCGGCGTCCCGGCGGGCGGGCCGGAGCTGCCGGTCGGGCGGATGTTCTCGACGAACGTCGGCGTGCGCGGCGGCGTCGCGCCCGTGCGCAACTACCTCGAGGAGCTTCTGCCCGAGGTGCTCGACGGGCGCCTGCGGCCGGGTGCGGTGTTCGACCTGGAGCTGCCGCTGGCCGAGGTCGCGGAGGCGTACGCCGCGATGGACGAGCGGCGCGCGACGAAGGTGCTGCTGCGCCCCTGA
- a CDS encoding aldehyde dehydrogenase family protein encodes MTTTGQLTQLTAGTLVPFGGDRFTTVDDALAAAFQPGDRLYVVHDDGALLHVPAAVSAAVTTSVDAAVAAAAAMRTVAADRVAAFYRAFADGLVAAWDAIADANAADVARAEGLGRSTTRLRIDAGVRDQMAEGLRGWADLVEKAASDQVESPRVTHPDWHVDVVTAPLGVIGFVFEGRPNVLADAAGVLATGNTAVLRIGGDALGTATAIVDGALDPALRASGLPAGAISLVTSRERSAGWALFSDRRLSLAVVRGSGAAVAQLAAVARQAGTPVSAHGTGGAWLVADPSADTERFAAVVRNSLDRKVCNTLNVAAIPASRAAELVPVLLAAADEAAAARGGVARVHVVRGSEQWLPAGELERTIDVHRAEGVVPEPRASLLESDELGREWEWENTPELSLVVVEDVARAVALFNAHSPRFVASLVGTDADAWRAFLDAVDAPFVGDGFTRWVDGQYALNQPELGLSNWEHGRLLGRAGVLTGADLTTRRLVASTATDQHR; translated from the coding sequence ATGACGACGACAGGACAGCTCACGCAGCTCACCGCGGGCACGCTCGTGCCGTTCGGCGGGGATCGGTTCACCACGGTCGACGACGCGCTCGCGGCCGCGTTCCAGCCGGGTGACCGCCTGTACGTGGTGCACGACGACGGTGCGCTCCTGCACGTGCCGGCGGCCGTGTCCGCCGCGGTGACGACGAGCGTCGACGCGGCCGTGGCCGCCGCGGCCGCGATGCGCACCGTCGCCGCGGACCGCGTCGCCGCGTTCTACCGGGCGTTCGCCGACGGGCTCGTCGCCGCGTGGGACGCGATCGCGGACGCGAACGCGGCGGACGTGGCCCGCGCCGAGGGGCTGGGCCGCTCGACGACGCGGCTGCGCATCGACGCGGGCGTGCGCGACCAGATGGCCGAGGGCCTGCGTGGCTGGGCGGACCTCGTCGAGAAGGCCGCGAGCGACCAGGTCGAGTCGCCGCGCGTCACGCACCCCGACTGGCACGTCGACGTGGTGACCGCGCCGCTGGGCGTGATCGGCTTCGTGTTCGAGGGTCGGCCGAACGTGCTCGCGGACGCCGCGGGCGTCCTCGCGACCGGCAACACCGCGGTGCTGCGCATCGGCGGCGACGCGCTCGGCACCGCGACCGCGATCGTCGACGGCGCGCTCGACCCGGCGCTGCGCGCGTCGGGTCTGCCCGCCGGTGCGATCAGCCTGGTCACGAGCCGCGAGCGCTCCGCGGGCTGGGCGCTGTTCTCCGACCGTCGCCTGTCCCTCGCGGTCGTGCGCGGCTCGGGTGCGGCGGTCGCGCAGCTCGCGGCGGTCGCGCGCCAGGCGGGCACGCCGGTGAGCGCGCACGGCACGGGCGGCGCGTGGCTGGTGGCGGACCCGAGCGCGGACACCGAGCGCTTCGCGGCCGTCGTCAGGAACTCGCTCGACCGCAAGGTCTGCAACACGCTCAACGTCGCCGCGATCCCCGCGTCGCGCGCCGCCGAGCTGGTCCCGGTGCTGCTGGCCGCCGCCGACGAGGCCGCCGCCGCGCGCGGGGGCGTCGCGCGCGTGCACGTGGTGCGCGGCAGCGAGCAGTGGCTGCCCGCGGGCGAGCTCGAGCGCACGATCGACGTGCACCGCGCCGAGGGAGTCGTGCCCGAGCCGCGCGCGTCCCTGCTGGAGTCCGACGAGCTCGGGCGCGAGTGGGAGTGGGAGAACACCCCCGAGCTCTCGCTCGTCGTCGTCGAGGACGTCGCGCGGGCCGTCGCGCTGTTCAACGCGCACTCGCCGCGGTTCGTCGCCTCGCTCGTCGGGACCGACGCCGACGCGTGGCGCGCGTTCCTCGACGCGGTCGACGCGCCGTTCGTCGGCGACGGGTTCACGCGCTGGGTCGACGGCCAGTACGCGCTGAACCAGCCGGAGCTCGGCCTGTCCAACTGGGAGCACGGCCGCCTGCTCGGCCGCGCGGGCGTGCTCACGGGCGCGGACCTGACCACGCGCCGGCTCGTCGCGAGCACCGCCACGGACCAGCACCGCTGA
- a CDS encoding carboxypeptidase-like regulatory domain-containing protein, with protein MRATHPTDTRRRRRPALFMALAVVLVGTLLIPAAPAAATVGGLVGRLVYEGVDPLAVTPQVCIRRLTSPKVSTCVRARGNAYQLPDAVPTGQYQLSVGGFMLEGYLPVVHRFSVTSSTRVLPTATISVGKPITGLVKDVYGRPVVGAVVSARSEARATYGAGDSGEEKWTHTDLEGRFAVPARPGWTYTVSVAGRYVRWGVRAGEDLVLRMPGKGASSLTATLLTDEERKARLEVEVHGPDAWGGRVTVVEDGRVVGQETIAGGMGVVSLRTLAAGRHVVWVVFSGTLDQAPARIKRTLTITQPLPSVSDTTIVGQVRRHDGRPAKDVTVRAVQVPCGAIPRLPVLDPAPVRSRSESIFQIPTHPLGCYDLSATVDGELVRQRAVAGTRHDVVLMPKDTRAVPTHTYVRAPSRTTSGTPATIKVGMQRATGGRWPVQGKVVLMEGTRALSSATLGTSPVVELRMPRTASVGTHTYRVVFRPAAGFGASQATATVTVAQR; from the coding sequence ATGCGCGCCACCCACCCGACCGACACCCGGCGACGCCGCCGCCCCGCCCTGTTCATGGCGCTCGCCGTCGTCCTGGTCGGCACGCTGCTCATCCCCGCCGCACCCGCCGCAGCGACGGTCGGAGGGCTCGTCGGCAGGCTCGTCTACGAGGGGGTCGACCCCCTCGCGGTCACCCCGCAGGTCTGCATCCGGCGATTGACCAGCCCCAAGGTCTCGACGTGCGTGCGCGCCCGGGGCAACGCGTACCAGCTGCCGGACGCCGTCCCCACCGGGCAGTACCAGTTGAGTGTGGGCGGCTTCATGCTCGAGGGCTACCTCCCCGTAGTCCACCGGTTCTCCGTCACGTCCTCCACCCGCGTGCTGCCGACCGCCACGATCAGCGTCGGCAAGCCGATCACCGGCCTGGTGAAGGACGTCTATGGCCGCCCGGTGGTCGGGGCCGTCGTCAGCGCCCGCAGCGAGGCGCGGGCGACGTACGGCGCCGGGGACTCCGGCGAGGAGAAGTGGACGCACACGGACCTGGAGGGCCGGTTCGCGGTCCCCGCACGGCCGGGTTGGACCTACACCGTCAGCGTCGCCGGGAGGTACGTCAGGTGGGGCGTCCGCGCGGGCGAGGACCTGGTGCTGCGGATGCCGGGCAAGGGCGCGAGCAGCCTGACCGCGACGCTCCTAACCGACGAGGAGCGCAAGGCCCGGCTCGAGGTCGAGGTGCACGGGCCCGACGCCTGGGGCGGTAGGGTCACCGTCGTCGAGGACGGCAGGGTGGTCGGCCAGGAAACCATCGCCGGCGGCATGGGCGTCGTCTCGTTGCGCACCCTGGCCGCGGGCAGGCACGTCGTGTGGGTCGTCTTCTCGGGCACGCTGGACCAGGCTCCCGCGCGCATCAAGCGCACGCTCACGATCACGCAGCCGCTCCCGTCCGTGTCGGACACCACGATCGTCGGCCAGGTGCGGCGGCACGACGGGCGCCCGGCGAAGGACGTCACCGTCCGGGCCGTCCAGGTGCCGTGCGGCGCGATCCCGAGACTCCCGGTGCTCGACCCCGCACCCGTGCGCAGCCGCAGCGAGTCGATCTTCCAGATCCCGACGCACCCGCTGGGCTGCTACGACCTGTCCGCGACGGTCGACGGCGAGCTGGTCCGCCAACGGGCGGTCGCCGGCACCCGCCACGACGTGGTCCTCATGCCCAAGGACACCCGCGCCGTCCCGACGCACACCTACGTCCGCGCGCCCTCACGGACGACGTCGGGCACCCCGGCGACCATCAAGGTCGGCATGCAGCGGGCGACCGGCGGGCGCTGGCCCGTGCAGGGGAAGGTCGTGCTGATGGAGGGCACCCGCGCGCTGTCGTCGGCGACGCTCGGGACCTCGCCCGTGGTCGAGCTGCGGATGCCCCGCACCGCGTCGGTCGGGACGCACACCTACCGGGTCGTGTTCCGACCGGCCGCCGGGTTCGGGGCGAGCCAGGCGACCGCCACGGTCACCGTCGCGCAGCGATGA
- a CDS encoding FluC/FEX family fluoride channel has product MTHPHHPAHPTVPTTGAPMGRREHLMLIGLVLVGGALGTSARFALEHALARPAGWPWVTFAINVVGSCALGLLLGGLAGRGADEGPRRAVRLGCGTGVLGGFTTYSTFVLEVQRLGDDGERLLAVAYPLASVVVGVLAAVLGLVLADRLHRRARARRAQGTVA; this is encoded by the coding sequence ATGACGCACCCGCATCACCCGGCCCACCCGACGGTCCCGACGACGGGCGCGCCCATGGGCCGGCGCGAGCACCTGATGCTCATCGGCCTCGTGCTCGTCGGCGGTGCGCTCGGCACGTCTGCGCGCTTCGCGCTCGAGCACGCGCTCGCACGGCCGGCCGGATGGCCGTGGGTCACGTTCGCGATCAACGTGGTGGGGTCGTGCGCGCTCGGGCTGCTGCTCGGCGGGCTCGCGGGGCGCGGCGCCGACGAGGGCCCGCGGCGGGCCGTGCGCCTCGGCTGCGGCACGGGCGTGCTGGGCGGGTTCACCACGTACTCCACGTTCGTGCTCGAGGTGCAGCGGCTCGGTGACGACGGCGAGCGCCTGCTCGCGGTGGCGTACCCGCTGGCGAGCGTCGTCGTCGGGGTGCTGGCCGCCGTGCTCGGCCTGGTCCTCGCGGACCGCCTGCACCGCCGCGCGCGTGCTCGTCGTGCGCAGGGGACCGTCGCGTGA
- a CDS encoding DUF7218 family protein: MPGRRDPGPSVKDSELYEELRDEGNSKEKSARIANAAAARGRSSVGKKGGESGSYDDWTVEDLRKRASELGIGGRSSMNKSDLIDALRHH; this comes from the coding sequence ATGCCTGGTCGACGTGATCCCGGTCCGAGCGTCAAGGACTCCGAGCTGTACGAGGAGCTCCGCGACGAGGGCAACAGCAAGGAGAAGTCCGCGCGCATCGCCAACGCGGCGGCGGCGCGGGGACGCTCGTCGGTGGGCAAGAAGGGCGGCGAGTCCGGCTCGTACGACGACTGGACGGTCGAGGACCTGCGCAAGCGCGCGAGCGAGCTCGGCATCGGGGGCCGCTCGAGCATGAACAAGTCCGACCTGATCGACGCCCTCCGCCACCACTGA
- a CDS encoding sulfurtransferase TusA family protein translates to MSDVVVIEGGDLGCARLLVLLRARVAELAEGTVVHLSTSDPIAPIDLPVWCRMTGHEYLGTVEPIAATPTYAVRVTAAPTATDPANPWRRAGGAA, encoded by the coding sequence GTGTCCGACGTGGTGGTGATCGAGGGCGGGGACCTGGGGTGCGCGCGCCTGCTCGTCCTGCTGCGCGCGCGCGTCGCCGAGCTCGCCGAGGGCACGGTGGTCCACCTGTCCACGAGCGACCCGATCGCCCCCATCGACCTGCCGGTGTGGTGCCGGATGACCGGTCACGAGTACCTCGGCACGGTCGAGCCGATCGCGGCGACGCCCACGTACGCCGTGCGCGTCACGGCCGCCCCGACCGCGACCGACCCGGCGAACCCGTGGCGGCGCGCGGGAGGAGCGGCATGA
- a CDS encoding DinB family protein, giving the protein MLTTDRVDPPSSADGPTTLLTFLDFHRRTLLQKVDGLDAAGLAATLGPSTITLGGLLHHLAYVEDHWFGVVLHGDAPGAWWADADWAADRDWEWTAARTLSPDELRHRFVTTAARSDERIAAALAAGGLDAVAHRRDRDTGEPVSLRWILVHLVEEYARHNGHADLIRESVDGLTGE; this is encoded by the coding sequence GTGCTCACGACCGACCGCGTCGACCCGCCCTCGTCCGCCGACGGGCCGACGACGCTGCTGACGTTCCTCGACTTCCACCGCCGCACGCTGCTGCAGAAGGTCGACGGCCTGGACGCCGCGGGGCTCGCGGCGACGCTGGGCCCGTCGACGATCACGCTCGGCGGCCTGCTGCACCACCTCGCGTACGTCGAGGACCACTGGTTCGGCGTGGTGCTGCACGGCGACGCCCCGGGCGCGTGGTGGGCGGACGCCGACTGGGCCGCGGACCGGGACTGGGAGTGGACGGCGGCGCGCACGCTGTCCCCCGACGAGCTGCGGCACCGGTTCGTGACGACCGCGGCGCGCAGCGACGAGCGGATCGCCGCGGCGCTGGCCGCGGGCGGGCTCGACGCGGTCGCGCACCGGCGGGACCGGGACACGGGCGAGCCGGTGAGCCTACGGTGGATCCTGGTGCACCTGGTCGAGGAGTACGCGCGGCACAACGGCCACGCGGACCTCATCCGCGAGTCGGTCGACGGCCTGACGGGCGAGTGA
- a CDS encoding LLM class flavin-dependent oxidoreductase yields MSSHRSPSVGVILPRDLPAADVLPFARRADGLGFAELWVVEDLGFRGGVAQTAAVLAATRDVHVGIGILPAAVRNVAFAAMEVATLAQLFPGRVTVGLGHGMPGWMRAAGAWPARPLTLLTAYTRALQALLHGRTVSDEALGLTDVALDPSSVPDVVPDVLLGVRGARSLAAAGQVAQGTVLAEPTTPQYVRAALAQAAPAGPHRVVGYNVGAVADDVAAALATARPGLAWIGDPDWAPHLVGLPFAEDLAHLRAGSATREAFAAALPDAWVTQLALAGTPEQVRARLAELGAAGLTTALAFPAGPDPVEALASLARVL; encoded by the coding sequence ATGAGCTCGCACCGGTCGCCGTCCGTCGGCGTGATCCTGCCCCGTGACCTGCCCGCGGCGGACGTCCTGCCGTTCGCCCGTCGCGCCGACGGGCTCGGGTTCGCGGAGCTCTGGGTCGTCGAGGACCTGGGCTTCCGCGGGGGCGTCGCGCAGACCGCCGCGGTGCTCGCGGCCACGCGGGACGTCCACGTCGGTATCGGCATCCTGCCCGCGGCGGTGCGCAACGTCGCGTTCGCCGCGATGGAGGTGGCGACGCTCGCGCAGCTGTTCCCGGGTCGGGTGACGGTCGGCCTCGGCCACGGGATGCCCGGGTGGATGCGCGCGGCCGGCGCGTGGCCCGCCCGGCCGCTGACGCTGCTGACCGCGTACACGCGCGCGCTGCAGGCGCTGCTGCACGGCCGGACGGTGTCCGACGAGGCGCTGGGCCTCACGGACGTCGCGCTCGACCCGTCGTCGGTGCCGGACGTCGTGCCGGACGTGCTGCTCGGGGTGCGCGGGGCGCGGTCGCTGGCCGCCGCGGGGCAGGTGGCGCAGGGCACGGTCCTCGCCGAGCCGACCACGCCGCAGTACGTGCGCGCCGCGCTCGCGCAGGCCGCACCCGCCGGGCCGCACCGGGTCGTCGGCTACAACGTCGGCGCGGTCGCCGACGACGTCGCGGCCGCGCTGGCCACCGCACGCCCCGGCCTGGCCTGGATCGGCGACCCCGACTGGGCGCCGCACCTCGTCGGGCTCCCGTTCGCCGAGGACCTCGCGCACCTGCGCGCGGGCTCCGCGACCCGCGAGGCGTTCGCGGCGGCGCTGCCCGACGCGTGGGTCACGCAGCTCGCGCTCGCCGGGACGCCGGAGCAGGTGCGCGCACGCCTGGCCGAGCTCGGCGCGGCGGGCCTGACGACCGCGCTCGCGTTCCCGGCGGGTCCCGACCCGGTGGAGGCGCTCGCGTCGCTCGCGCGCGTCCTGTGA
- the map gene encoding type I methionyl aminopeptidase: MIEILTPAEVDKARATGALVGAILQSVRARATVGTNLLEIDRWAHEMIDAAGAESCYVDYAPSFGRGPFGHYICTSVNDAVLHGLPHDYRLADGDLLTLDLAVLLDGIAADAAVSFVVGTPRHDEDLALVDATERALRAGIAAARPGARIGDLSHAIGTVLTAAGYPVNTEFGGHGIGSTMHQDPHVTNIGRPGRGYTLRPGLLLALEPWVMLDTDELVVDDDGWTLRSATGCRTAHTEHTIAITESGAEILTLPPDA; this comes from the coding sequence GTGATCGAGATCCTCACCCCCGCCGAGGTCGACAAGGCGCGTGCCACCGGCGCGCTCGTCGGCGCGATCCTGCAGAGCGTCAGGGCCCGCGCGACCGTCGGGACGAACCTGCTGGAGATCGACCGCTGGGCGCACGAGATGATCGACGCCGCGGGCGCGGAGTCCTGCTACGTCGACTACGCGCCGTCGTTCGGGCGCGGCCCGTTCGGCCACTACATCTGCACGTCGGTCAACGACGCCGTGCTGCACGGGCTGCCGCACGACTACCGGCTCGCCGACGGCGACCTGCTGACGCTGGACCTCGCGGTGCTGCTCGACGGCATCGCCGCCGACGCGGCCGTCAGCTTCGTCGTCGGCACCCCGCGGCACGACGAGGACCTCGCCCTGGTCGACGCGACCGAGCGCGCCCTGCGCGCGGGCATCGCCGCCGCCCGCCCCGGCGCACGCATCGGGGACCTGTCGCACGCGATCGGGACCGTGCTGACCGCCGCCGGCTACCCCGTGAACACCGAGTTCGGCGGGCACGGCATCGGCTCGACCATGCACCAGGACCCGCACGTCACGAACATCGGCCGGCCCGGCCGGGGCTACACGCTGCGGCCCGGCCTCCTGCTCGCGCTCGAGCCGTGGGTCATGCTCGACACCGACGAGCTCGTCGTCGACGACGACGGCTGGACCCTGCGCAGCGCCACGGGCTGCCGCACCGCGCACACCGAGCACACCATCGCCATCACGGAGTCGGGCGCCGAGATCCTCACGCTGCCGCCGGACGCGTGA